A stretch of Cucumis sativus cultivar 9930 chromosome 2, Cucumber_9930_V3, whole genome shotgun sequence DNA encodes these proteins:
- the LOC101220976 gene encoding basic leucine zipper and W2 domain-containing protein 2 — MSSKEKPTLGGTRIKTRKRNITIPLDPASFSDAVVQIYLDNAGDLELIARNIESSELDFSRYGDTFFEVIFTGGRTQPGTTKPDEGERHPYSIIDCEPKREAILPSVIYIQKILRRRPFLIKYLENVMRRFLQSLEFFEENERKKLAIFTALAFSQKLSGLPPETVFQPLLKDNLVAKGLVLSFITDFFKEYLMDNSLDDLISILKRGKVEDNLLEFFPSAKRSAEGFSEHFTKEGLVPLVEYNAKKMFDVKLSEMKSALTTQIAEESDIAEVIETVKHRMRDANLPDIEVVRILWDVIMDAVQWSGKNQQQNANSALRQVKTWAQLLNTFCSTGKLELELIYKVQMQCYEDAKLMKLFPEIVRSLYDQDVLAEDTILHWFRKGTNPKGRQSFVKALEPFVNWLEEAEEEE; from the exons CTCGAAGGAGAAACCCACTCTTGG TGGCACGCGGATTAAGACCCGCAAACGGAATATTACGATACCGCTGGACCCTGCGTCTTTTTCTGATGCAGTGGTCCAGATCTATCTGGATAATGCTGGTGATTTG GAACTCATTGCCAGGAACATTGAGTCTTCAGAACTTGACTTCTCAAGATACGGGGATACCTTCTTTGAG GTTATTTTCACTGGTGGACGGACGCAGCCTGGAACAACAAAACCTGATGAAGGAGAGCGCCATCCATACTCTATAATTGACTGTGAACCTAAACGTGAAGCCATTCTACCATCTGTTATCTACATACAGAAAATTTTGAGGCGGAGGCCATTTCTCATTAAGTATCTTGAAAATGTTATGCGACGATTTCTGCAGTCGCTGGAGTTCTTTGAGGAAAATGAGAGGAAAAAACTTGCAATTTTCACAGCTCTTGCCTTCTCACAGAAATTATCAGGCCTTCCTCCCGAGACTGTTTTTCAGCCATTGCTTAAGGATAATCTTGTGGCCAAAGGGCTAGTTCTTTCATTTATAACTGACTTTTTCAAGGAATATCTTATGGATAATAGCCTTGATGATTTGATTTCCATCCTCAAGAGGGGGAAAGTGGAAGACAATCTTCTGGAGTTCTTTCCCTCTGCTAAGCGATCTGCTGAGGGCTTTTCTGAGCATTTCAC aaAGGAAGGTCTGGTACCCTTGGTAGAATACAATgccaaaaaaatgtttgatgtGAAGCTAAGTGAAATGAAATCTGCTTTAACAACCCAAATAGCCGAGGAAAGTGACATTGCTGAAGTTATAGAAACTGTGAAGCACCGAATGAGAGATGCCAATTTACCCGATATCGAAGTTGTTCGAATTTTATGGGATGTCATAATGGATGCTGTTCAGTGGTCTGGAAAGAACCAACAGCAGAATGCTAATTCAGCTCTTCGCCAG GTGAAAACATGGGCACAATTGTTGAATACCTTCTGTAGCACAGGGAAACTGGAGCTGGAGTTGATCTACAAAGTTCAGATGCAATGTTATGAGGATGCCAAGTTGATGAAACTTTTCCCTGAAATTGTAAGGTCTCTGTACGACCAGGATGTGCTTGCTGAGGACACCATACTCCATTGGTTCCGTAAAGGGACAAACCCCAAGGGCAG GCAGAGCTTCGTGAAGGCACTGGAACCTTTTGTGAATTGGCTGGAAGAGGCAGAAGAAGAGGAGTGA